One genomic segment of bacterium includes these proteins:
- a CDS encoding HAMP domain-containing histidine kinase, whose amino-acid sequence MSTSTAHTNRIMDNSYSEKTMTKLMQTLVESHAPEEICQFVDRRIGGLLRVVDAELLTGDEGAMPLQLRFGNDRLSEESREVVTRSLETVLGDMAALSNAKSQEPRSGITLKSRSNGNPTSNRASATFPTEVASSMAHKLRNYLAAIMSAGEQLQDTLDHTATADQLQLAELVSRAALEQRVLIDRFVYAFGPMNVRNQKTNIGQLIRLNLERLESTCGYRVACDNTTKPIQGNTDYEMLGRIIVELASNAAEVSPQSNPSLNWHIDSGQLIITIDNAEQSALDSNDVLQNKPFVSNKPGHVGLGLSIVRRYVDALRGTLQITHADDRTTVVVTIPIQTEDQTNLHTERNP is encoded by the coding sequence TTGAGTACGTCGACAGCCCACACGAATCGAATAATGGATAACAGCTACTCCGAAAAGACTATGACGAAGTTGATGCAAACTTTGGTGGAGAGTCATGCTCCAGAAGAGATATGCCAGTTTGTCGATCGGCGAATCGGCGGGCTCTTGCGAGTAGTCGATGCAGAGTTGCTCACCGGCGATGAAGGAGCAATGCCTCTGCAATTGCGATTTGGTAACGACCGGCTCTCGGAAGAGTCTCGCGAAGTAGTGACACGATCACTGGAGACTGTACTGGGCGATATGGCGGCTTTGAGCAATGCCAAGTCGCAAGAACCAAGATCCGGTATTACGCTGAAATCGCGCAGCAATGGCAATCCAACCAGCAACAGAGCAAGTGCGACATTCCCCACGGAAGTTGCTTCGTCTATGGCGCATAAGCTCCGGAACTACCTGGCTGCGATCATGTCAGCAGGCGAGCAACTACAAGACACACTTGACCATACTGCAACCGCGGATCAGTTGCAGCTTGCTGAGCTTGTTTCGCGAGCGGCACTGGAGCAGCGGGTACTGATTGATCGATTTGTGTACGCTTTCGGGCCAATGAATGTCCGCAATCAAAAGACAAATATTGGCCAGTTGATCAGACTGAATCTTGAACGGCTGGAGAGCACATGTGGTTATCGCGTCGCTTGCGACAATACCACGAAACCAATTCAAGGCAATACCGACTACGAAATGCTCGGGCGAATCATCGTCGAACTTGCGTCGAATGCGGCTGAAGTATCGCCGCAGAGCAATCCTTCGTTGAATTGGCACATTGATAGTGGGCAGTTGATTATTACAATCGATAACGCTGAGCAAAGCGCGCTTGATTCGAATGATGTACTGCAAAACAAACCATTTGTCTCGAACAAGCCAGGCCACGTCGGACTGGGATTGAGCATTGTGCGCCGATATGTCGACGCTCTGCGCGGGACACTTCAAATCACTCATGCCGATGATCGCACAACGGTGGTCGTGACGATTCCCATACAGACTGAAGATCAGACTAATTTGCATACCGAAAGGAACCCCTAA
- a CDS encoding sigma-54-dependent Fis family transcriptional regulator gives MSSILIVDDDRNVCGALKNLLTRHGHEVDCAFQAASAKEILDKRLFDLVITDLRLTDGLGTEIIRTAKTVSPDSEVIMLTGFSTIDTAVEAMRAGAFDYMTKPFSDTEMLLTVDKALSQKSMKTELRHLKRAFADSFNFDNIIGGSSAIRGIIDVVKQIAPQEINVLITGDSGTGKELIAKAIHNNSQRREGKFVAINCSAMPELLLESELFGHVKGAFTSATANKKGLFEEASGGTIFLDEVGDTSASLQAKLLRVLQEEEIRPVGSNETFKTNVRVIAATNKNLEQMVARNRFREDLYYRLNVISLHVPSLGDRREDIVPLAQHFLSKYCTHFNKPMKRFSVAACEKLMMHEWPGNVRELENTVKRAVALSISEIIDVDNLFLMKPMPNRDETTDSRAAAQLDTTSLQDMAREHIVRSLKENRWNYSITAGKLGIGRTTLWRKVKKYSIVKD, from the coding sequence ATGTCTTCCATTCTCATTGTTGACGATGACCGCAATGTTTGCGGTGCGTTAAAAAACCTGCTCACGCGCCACGGTCACGAAGTTGACTGCGCGTTTCAGGCCGCTAGCGCCAAGGAGATTCTCGATAAACGTCTCTTTGACCTTGTCATTACTGATCTTCGTCTTACCGACGGATTGGGCACCGAGATTATCCGAACTGCCAAGACAGTATCACCCGACAGCGAAGTAATCATGCTGACTGGTTTCAGCACGATCGATACGGCGGTTGAAGCGATGCGTGCCGGTGCGTTTGACTATATGACGAAGCCGTTCAGCGACACGGAAATGCTGCTGACCGTAGACAAAGCGCTCAGCCAGAAGAGCATGAAGACCGAACTGCGTCATCTGAAGCGCGCATTTGCGGACTCATTCAATTTCGATAACATCATCGGCGGTTCGAGCGCGATTCGCGGGATCATCGATGTTGTCAAGCAGATTGCCCCGCAGGAAATCAATGTCTTGATCACAGGAGATTCAGGAACCGGCAAGGAACTGATCGCAAAGGCAATTCACAACAACTCACAGCGGCGTGAGGGCAAGTTCGTCGCCATCAATTGTTCGGCGATGCCGGAACTGCTGCTGGAATCAGAGTTGTTCGGACACGTCAAAGGAGCGTTCACCTCAGCGACAGCCAACAAGAAGGGCCTGTTTGAGGAAGCTTCAGGCGGAACGATCTTCCTCGATGAGGTAGGTGATACCTCAGCGTCGTTGCAGGCGAAGCTCCTGCGTGTGCTTCAGGAAGAAGAGATTCGTCCGGTTGGCTCCAACGAGACATTCAAGACGAATGTGCGCGTTATCGCGGCAACAAACAAGAATCTGGAACAGATGGTGGCTCGCAACCGATTCCGCGAGGACCTGTACTACCGACTCAATGTCATCTCTCTGCATGTGCCTTCACTAGGCGACCGGAGAGAGGATATTGTTCCATTGGCACAGCACTTCCTGTCGAAGTACTGCACTCACTTCAACAAGCCAATGAAGCGTTTCTCGGTAGCTGCGTGTGAAAAGCTGATGATGCACGAGTGGCCGGGGAATGTCCGCGAACTTGAGAACACAGTCAAGCGGGCGGTTGCGCTCTCGATCTCAGAGATCATTGATGTCGACAATCTCTTCCTAATGAAGCCGATGCCAAACCGCGACGAGACAACCGACTCGAGAGCTGCTGCGCAACTTGACACGACTTCGCTGCAAGACATGGCGCGCGAGCACATTGTCCGCAGTCTGAAGGAGAATCGTTGGAACTACTCGATTACAGCCGGAAAGCTCGGTATCGGGCGCACGACGCTGTGGCGTAAGGTTAAGAAGTATAGTATCGTTAAGGACTAA
- a CDS encoding S9 family peptidase, whose protein sequence is MKKRKITAEDLLKMKFVDGIAMSPDENEIAINVRTIAEDRKKYFSHIYMINSDGGNLRQFTTGDVSDSLPVFSPDGQWLAFTSKRGDKKGLFIMPRNGGEARLLSDMDGGYGELSFSPDSKKILCTFRKNDEVPKSKDGKKEAPVFRHVTRMFYKMDNYGFYPKEESQIWSVDISNGAGTQLTKGGFSKSSPVFSPDGKSIAYLTNVQKNPDLDADLIDIFVMPAGGGKARLIETPKGPIAALKYSPDGKWIAYIGHDNPNDSWGVTNYHIWKVPIRGGKAVDLTKKLDRMCVDETISDTVEAHSSGLLHWTPDNRWIYFVVSDAGATNLYRVSASGRNLEPVLTGKQHIMGSSLNGKCTKIGLVISHHVQPAEVYNYSLNKRGAKQEKLTAFGKWLTDEVMLSKPEEVIFKSTGNYPVHGWIMRPPDFKQNRKYPSVLQIHGGPRVQYGNTFFHEMQLMAAGGYVVYFSNPRGGQGYGEKHADTITNGWGTVDYDDCMAFSDFMEKKPYIDRKKMGVTGGSYGGYMTNWIVGHTNRFAAAITQRSVVNLESMFGSSDIGFHMPREIFGTPYSNHESWRKMSPLTYVKNIRTPLLISHSEQDLRCPIEQAEQLFISLKMLGRTVEFVRFPDEPHGLSRCGRPDRRLARLEWFLKWFDRYLKGKKR, encoded by the coding sequence ATGAAAAAACGCAAAATCACTGCAGAAGATCTGCTCAAGATGAAGTTCGTCGACGGTATTGCGATGTCGCCCGATGAAAATGAGATCGCTATTAACGTCCGGACGATTGCCGAGGACCGGAAGAAGTACTTCTCGCATATCTACATGATAAACTCGGATGGCGGAAACCTTCGGCAATTCACGACCGGAGACGTTTCCGACTCGCTGCCGGTGTTTTCTCCCGACGGTCAATGGCTGGCGTTTACTTCGAAGAGAGGCGATAAGAAGGGGCTGTTTATCATGCCGCGTAACGGCGGCGAAGCGCGGTTGTTGTCGGATATGGATGGCGGCTACGGCGAATTGTCATTTTCACCGGATTCGAAGAAGATTCTCTGCACTTTCCGGAAAAACGACGAAGTCCCAAAGAGCAAGGATGGCAAGAAGGAAGCGCCGGTGTTTCGGCACGTTACCCGCATGTTCTACAAAATGGACAACTACGGGTTCTATCCAAAAGAGGAAAGCCAAATCTGGAGCGTTGATATTTCAAACGGCGCCGGAACGCAGTTAACCAAAGGCGGATTCAGCAAGAGCTCGCCGGTATTTTCGCCGGACGGGAAATCAATTGCCTACCTAACCAACGTACAAAAGAACCCCGACCTTGACGCCGATCTGATTGACATTTTTGTGATGCCTGCTGGTGGAGGCAAAGCGCGGTTGATCGAGACGCCCAAGGGTCCGATTGCGGCGTTGAAATACTCGCCGGACGGCAAGTGGATAGCCTATATCGGTCATGACAATCCGAACGATTCCTGGGGTGTGACAAATTACCACATTTGGAAGGTTCCGATTCGCGGCGGCAAGGCAGTTGATCTTACCAAGAAGCTCGACCGGATGTGCGTCGATGAGACGATCTCCGACACAGTTGAAGCACATTCTTCGGGATTGCTTCATTGGACACCGGACAATCGCTGGATCTACTTTGTCGTCTCGGACGCCGGTGCGACAAATCTTTACCGTGTTTCAGCCAGCGGTCGGAATCTTGAACCGGTGCTGACTGGAAAGCAGCACATCATGGGTTCATCGCTCAATGGCAAGTGCACAAAGATTGGCTTGGTGATATCTCATCATGTTCAACCGGCTGAAGTTTACAACTACAGTCTGAACAAGCGCGGAGCCAAGCAGGAGAAGCTCACGGCATTTGGCAAGTGGTTGACGGACGAAGTGATGTTGTCGAAGCCGGAAGAGGTGATTTTCAAGAGTACAGGAAATTACCCGGTTCATGGCTGGATCATGAGACCTCCGGATTTCAAGCAGAACCGGAAGTATCCCTCTGTGCTGCAGATTCACGGCGGACCTCGCGTGCAGTATGGCAATACATTCTTCCACGAAATGCAATTGATGGCAGCCGGCGGCTACGTCGTGTACTTCAGCAATCCGCGCGGTGGACAAGGTTACGGCGAAAAACACGCAGACACGATCACCAATGGTTGGGGCACTGTGGACTATGACGATTGCATGGCATTTTCGGACTTCATGGAGAAGAAACCATATATCGACCGCAAGAAAATGGGTGTTACAGGCGGCAGCTATGGCGGCTATATGACAAACTGGATTGTCGGTCACACCAATAGATTTGCAGCGGCGATCACGCAGCGTTCGGTAGTCAATCTCGAGTCGATGTTCGGTTCCTCCGATATTGGATTCCACATGCCGAGAGAGATATTCGGAACACCATACAGCAACCATGAGTCGTGGCGCAAAATGTCACCGTTGACTTATGTGAAGAATATAAGGACTCCGCTTCTGATTTCACATTCCGAGCAGGATTTGCGTTGTCCGATCGAGCAGGCCGAGCAGTTGTTCATTTCGTTGAAGATGCTTGGTCGCACGGTCGAATTTGTGCGTTTCCCGGACGAGCCTCACGGGTTATCCCGGTGCGGTCGACCAGATCGCCGGTTGGCGCGGCTCGAATGGTTCTTGAAGTGGTTTGATCGTTACCTAAAGGGTAAGAAGAGATAA
- a CDS encoding zf-HC2 domain-containing protein, which produces MNCREVLAKLYDYLDSELPSDEKHQVKSHLEVCTHCLEQYKLEEDFNKLIQQKVKSPADIQNLKSKVLQEIEKIDRGDNKGASSSSSGRSVFYLLAPIAAAALIALVLINPFSPKGSVLEAVYPFAMEHNKCLDHVLQYLVKSQDPQVVQSALAHFGSLPDDLFKIPQSDYQIEGAALAHTDSGEKPHIDYDYSGTDVSIFVLDRDTIDKSAFRQLQHNGKTYYMGSCPKFHYVIWQCKNHECIAVSKLGEDQLLGFASTF; this is translated from the coding sequence GTGAACTGTCGGGAAGTATTAGCCAAGCTTTACGATTATCTTGATTCGGAGCTACCATCCGATGAGAAGCATCAGGTAAAATCGCACCTTGAAGTATGCACCCACTGTCTGGAACAGTATAAACTTGAAGAAGATTTCAACAAACTGATCCAGCAGAAGGTTAAATCTCCAGCCGATATTCAGAACCTCAAAAGCAAAGTCCTGCAAGAAATCGAGAAGATTGATCGCGGGGATAACAAGGGCGCTTCAAGTAGTTCGTCTGGGCGCAGTGTATTCTACCTATTGGCTCCAATTGCCGCAGCGGCATTGATCGCTTTAGTTCTAATCAATCCGTTCTCACCCAAGGGATCAGTCTTGGAAGCGGTTTATCCATTTGCGATGGAGCACAACAAGTGCCTCGATCACGTGCTTCAGTATCTTGTCAAGTCGCAGGATCCGCAGGTAGTCCAATCGGCACTTGCGCACTTCGGCAGTCTTCCAGATGATCTATTCAAGATCCCACAAAGTGACTATCAGATCGAGGGTGCGGCATTGGCACACACCGACAGCGGCGAGAAGCCGCATATCGACTATGATTACAGCGGCACAGACGTGTCGATATTTGTGCTGGATCGCGATACTATTGACAAATCTGCTTTCCGGCAATTGCAGCATAACGGCAAGACGTACTACATGGGCAGTTGCCCCAAGTTCCATTATGTTATCTGGCAGTGCAAGAATCATGAGTGCATTGCGGTCAGTAAGCTCGGGGAAGATCAATTATTGGGATTTGCTTCGACGTTTTAG
- a CDS encoding thioredoxin domain-containing protein: MKTRYTHFAAISLVVILAVTACHSADDNSARPVAHKEFTDKVQWNSWDQTSFSKAANESKLIFLYLSTPWCAPCAEAERELFGNDTIVEILNSQYIPIEVDGDRYPNVAERYSLGGYPSCVILTPDLRLLGGTVRVPADSLQLLLKRVSDTWQHTPVLAEMQAARLDSVFRQSVSARKLQRPSDELIRYTERVVAHYYDSTYGGFGNQPKFPLPEVNDFAFTATAPEGGPLFKDEITHTLKAQLNLLDPVWGGFYRSAAFADWSNPSHEKLLADNAMLLINYVDAFLYSKDSTYMGVAEKAVSYIDKFLRTDRGWGFYNSQAGVVLHDNELTDPREYFGKDDANRRKIGLPAIQREVYTAANCYGVSAYLKAGRVLKRQELIEYATKTLDSLLAVGVANKGLMRHSILSQEANDPMILADQVAMVTALLDAYETTGKQRYLAEGIRLSEATYSQFNDPATGGLTTDIAGSDVIGRMSVPMKPFSINAAASTNFVRLFYYTADVKYRQPAEAIFLYLMNIPIRNDDLRLCSLTRTYLRITRFPTKLAMLGPRNEEYNALLGAIFSRNFPRLTLTHLGDGKTETQYGELKFAPTDRAQLFVCGDDTLSHPITEADSVDVVVRAFQFSLMNKR; this comes from the coding sequence ATGAAAACAAGATACACTCATTTTGCGGCAATCTCTCTGGTTGTCATTCTTGCGGTTACAGCCTGCCATTCAGCTGATGATAATTCTGCACGTCCAGTCGCTCACAAGGAATTCACCGACAAGGTCCAGTGGAATTCGTGGGATCAGACCTCATTTTCGAAAGCGGCGAACGAGAGCAAGCTAATCTTCTTGTATCTAAGCACGCCGTGGTGCGCGCCTTGCGCTGAAGCGGAGCGCGAGTTGTTTGGAAATGACACGATAGTGGAGATTCTCAATAGTCAGTACATCCCGATTGAAGTCGATGGCGACCGCTATCCCAATGTTGCCGAGCGGTATTCACTCGGCGGATATCCCTCTTGTGTCATCCTGACCCCGGACCTGCGTCTGCTGGGCGGGACGGTACGTGTACCGGCGGACTCATTGCAGCTATTATTGAAACGAGTGAGTGATACCTGGCAACACACTCCAGTTCTTGCTGAGATGCAAGCTGCGCGACTCGACAGCGTATTCAGGCAGTCGGTCAGTGCACGCAAACTGCAGCGGCCTTCTGATGAGTTGATCCGCTACACCGAACGTGTTGTGGCGCACTACTATGATTCGACCTATGGCGGATTCGGCAATCAGCCGAAATTCCCGCTTCCTGAAGTCAACGACTTTGCCTTCACTGCCACTGCCCCTGAAGGCGGTCCGTTGTTTAAGGACGAGATTACTCACACTCTGAAGGCGCAGCTGAATCTTTTGGATCCAGTTTGGGGAGGGTTCTATCGAAGTGCGGCGTTCGCTGATTGGAGCAACCCCAGCCATGAGAAACTCCTTGCGGACAACGCAATGCTGTTAATCAACTATGTTGATGCATTTTTGTACTCCAAGGATTCTACGTATATGGGAGTTGCTGAGAAGGCGGTGAGCTACATAGACAAGTTTCTTCGCACCGACCGTGGTTGGGGATTTTATAACAGCCAGGCAGGAGTCGTTCTGCACGACAATGAGCTTACTGATCCTCGTGAATACTTCGGTAAGGATGATGCTAATCGACGCAAGATCGGCCTGCCGGCGATACAGCGGGAAGTTTACACTGCGGCCAATTGTTACGGCGTCAGTGCATATCTCAAAGCCGGTAGAGTCCTGAAGCGTCAGGAGTTGATTGAGTACGCAACCAAGACACTTGATTCGCTCCTTGCTGTTGGCGTTGCCAACAAAGGTTTGATGCGTCACAGCATCTTGAGTCAAGAAGCAAACGACCCTATGATTCTGGCGGACCAGGTAGCGATGGTAACGGCGCTTTTGGATGCGTATGAAACGACCGGCAAACAGCGGTACCTTGCAGAAGGAATACGACTTTCCGAAGCGACATACTCGCAGTTCAATGATCCCGCCACGGGCGGATTGACTACCGATATTGCCGGATCAGACGTCATCGGCCGCATGTCGGTTCCGATGAAGCCGTTTTCAATCAATGCGGCGGCATCGACGAACTTCGTGCGTCTTTTTTATTACACTGCCGACGTTAAGTATCGCCAGCCGGCGGAAGCTATATTCCTCTATTTGATGAACATCCCGATCCGCAACGACGATCTTCGTCTCTGTTCGTTGACTCGCACGTACCTGCGCATCACACGGTTCCCCACCAAATTGGCGATGCTCGGGCCGCGAAACGAAGAATATAACGCGCTCCTTGGGGCAATTTTCAGCCGCAATTTCCCACGGTTGACATTAACGCATTTAGGAGATGGCAAAACCGAGACGCAATATGGCGAGCTTAAGTTCGCTCCGACAGACCGCGCACAGCTATTCGTGTGCGGTGACGACACCCTATCGCATCCCATAACCGAAGCCGACAGCGTGGATGTCGTCGTTCGGGCATTTCAATTCAGCTTGATGAATAAAAGATAG
- a CDS encoding peptidylprolyl isomerase: MMQVLRDNTKVIIWILVVAFVGTIVFAWGMDITGGSGGSGAPSNVVGSVNGRDIPLSNFGMAADQYIENQRQQDPDKEFTESDYRAARRQAWNEFVNGYIQQEEIERLGIQLTDAELVDFLRRYPPAEVQNLEPFVTEGRFDYNKYLQGMTDPQLKDFWRQVETMVRPRLVTFKLQEYITSMVRVSDNDLQDQYLRENERIQVDYALVPYSKFVLQAVDIDSAQVKSYYDSHQDEFMQPEQAYYTVIKAVKQASTADEGSIIEQANSIKAQLDGGADFATLANEFTQDPSGKGRGGSLGFFAKGAMVSEFDSAVFAMSDGQVSTPVKTRFGYHIIYRTGFRKTNELEEVEASHILLKAEASQETLDALQAKISKFKSEASSSNLAAKVSEYGLTSDSERKFAPGGTIMGLGKDADLEKFLLESGDGSFSNVIDRPDAFYVLHKVREAKAGVAPLAEVYPIIQRNLLNENQRGLAYDAAMRVYNSVMAGQTLADAAKGAGVTVSESGMFSRAGRLPGMGNDPAFIGAAFGLSEAKRFSQPILTQNGAAVMEFKARAAATLDGFAAQKDTLRSRALQTAQSAHWDKWFSKLIQEAKIEDYRKDLFGETL, from the coding sequence ATGATGCAAGTATTGCGCGATAACACCAAGGTTATCATTTGGATATTGGTCGTCGCATTTGTGGGCACGATTGTCTTTGCCTGGGGCATGGATATTACGGGTGGAAGTGGCGGAAGCGGGGCACCGTCAAATGTCGTTGGAAGCGTTAACGGTCGCGATATTCCCCTTTCCAACTTTGGCATGGCTGCTGACCAGTACATTGAGAATCAGCGCCAGCAAGATCCCGATAAGGAATTTACCGAGTCCGATTATCGTGCGGCTCGCCGCCAGGCTTGGAACGAATTCGTTAACGGATACATCCAGCAGGAAGAAATCGAACGCTTGGGCATTCAGCTTACGGATGCTGAGCTGGTCGATTTCCTTCGCCGTTATCCACCGGCCGAAGTTCAGAACTTGGAGCCATTCGTCACCGAAGGTCGATTTGACTACAACAAGTATCTCCAAGGGATGACTGATCCGCAATTGAAGGACTTCTGGCGTCAGGTAGAGACGATGGTCCGTCCGCGCCTTGTGACATTCAAATTGCAGGAATACATCACCTCGATGGTTCGCGTGTCGGACAACGATCTTCAGGACCAGTATTTGCGCGAGAACGAACGAATCCAAGTAGACTACGCACTAGTACCGTACAGCAAATTCGTGCTACAGGCTGTGGACATCGACTCCGCACAAGTGAAATCATACTATGACTCACACCAAGATGAGTTCATGCAGCCGGAACAGGCGTATTACACGGTCATAAAGGCTGTCAAACAAGCATCGACGGCGGATGAAGGCTCAATAATCGAGCAGGCAAACAGTATCAAGGCGCAGCTTGACGGCGGAGCGGATTTCGCGACTTTGGCAAACGAGTTCACTCAGGATCCGTCCGGCAAGGGTCGCGGCGGATCACTCGGTTTCTTCGCCAAGGGAGCAATGGTATCAGAGTTTGACTCAGCAGTATTTGCAATGTCAGATGGGCAAGTTTCTACGCCGGTCAAGACGCGATTTGGATACCACATCATCTATCGCACCGGTTTCCGCAAAACGAATGAACTCGAAGAAGTCGAGGCGTCGCATATTCTCCTGAAGGCGGAAGCTTCTCAAGAGACTTTGGATGCACTTCAGGCAAAAATATCAAAGTTCAAGTCGGAAGCCAGCTCTTCAAATCTTGCTGCCAAGGTTAGCGAGTATGGACTTACTTCAGACTCAGAACGCAAATTCGCTCCAGGCGGAACAATTATGGGATTGGGCAAGGACGCCGACTTGGAAAAGTTCTTGCTCGAATCCGGCGACGGTTCCTTCTCAAATGTGATTGATCGTCCAGATGCATTTTATGTGCTCCACAAGGTTCGCGAGGCGAAAGCCGGTGTGGCTCCGCTTGCAGAGGTTTATCCGATCATTCAAAGAAACCTGCTGAATGAAAATCAACGCGGTCTTGCTTATGATGCCGCAATGCGGGTATACAATTCAGTCATGGCTGGACAGACTTTGGCTGATGCTGCCAAGGGAGCAGGCGTGACGGTATCGGAATCGGGCATGTTCTCCCGCGCTGGACGTTTGCCGGGTATGGGCAATGATCCAGCGTTTATTGGAGCAGCATTCGGGCTTTCCGAAGCGAAGCGCTTTTCACAGCCGATCTTGACGCAAAACGGTGCGGCGGTGATGGAATTTAAGGCACGTGCTGCGGCGACACTGGACGGATTTGCCGCCCAGAAGGACACGCTGCGCAGTCGCGCACTCCAAACGGCCCAGAGCGCTCACTGGGACAAGTGGTTCAGCAAGCTCATTCAGGAAGCGAAGATTGAGGACTACCGCAAAGACTTGTTTGGAGAGACTTTGTAG
- a CDS encoding sigma-70 family RNA polymerase sigma factor, which produces MPNTDPKLWQRVLDGDSNAWAVIVKRYQSLIYTVATRSGLSQVDAADCFQQTWILLYNNRKKLQDPSRLSAWLVTTAKREAYRIKRRIGSDPGDDSATEQVDKSLLQDEELLEVEKQAQLESAIGQLEPRCQKLVEAFFFADEEQSYEQIAKSLGIASNSLGPIRRRCLERLKRILEENGFIEVRNSSRESL; this is translated from the coding sequence ATGCCGAATACTGATCCGAAACTATGGCAGCGTGTTCTTGACGGTGACTCGAACGCTTGGGCAGTGATTGTCAAGCGCTACCAGTCGCTGATTTACACAGTTGCCACTCGCTCCGGACTCTCGCAAGTTGATGCCGCCGACTGCTTTCAACAAACCTGGATCCTGCTCTATAACAATCGCAAGAAACTGCAGGATCCGTCCCGCCTATCTGCATGGCTGGTTACAACTGCCAAACGCGAAGCCTATCGGATCAAGCGCAGAATCGGTTCCGACCCAGGTGATGATTCCGCTACCGAGCAGGTAGATAAATCACTGCTTCAGGACGAGGAACTCCTTGAAGTCGAAAAACAAGCGCAGCTCGAAAGCGCCATTGGACAACTCGAACCGCGCTGTCAAAAGCTCGTTGAAGCCTTCTTCTTTGCCGACGAGGAGCAATCCTATGAACAGATCGCGAAATCACTTGGTATCGCCTCTAACTCGCTCGGTCCGATTCGTCGCCGCTGTTTGGAGCGTCTGAAACGAATACTCGAAGAAAATGGGTTCATTGAAGTACGGAATTCATCGCGAGAGTCTCTGTAG
- a CDS encoding sigma-70 family RNA polymerase sigma factor: MFRKKTPSLKSEFELEAMVHTEALYRTAVRMTKNPGDAEDLVQETLLKAYKSFDRFEKGTNAKAWLFKIMTNTFINTYRARQKESTSVSFDEIDDSYLHSQITGMSSESGNPEKDFFNKVLDADVVAAIEKLPEEFRMVVVLAFNEGFAYQEIADILGIQVGTVKSRLHRGRKILQKLLWEYTNSSGAPKERAE; the protein is encoded by the coding sequence ATGTTTCGCAAGAAAACACCAAGCCTAAAGAGCGAGTTCGAATTAGAAGCCATGGTACATACCGAGGCTCTCTACCGAACCGCAGTGAGAATGACCAAGAACCCCGGAGACGCGGAGGACCTGGTACAGGAGACGTTGCTAAAGGCTTACAAGAGCTTTGACCGATTCGAGAAAGGCACTAATGCCAAGGCTTGGTTGTTCAAGATCATGACGAATACATTCATCAACACCTACCGAGCCCGACAGAAAGAATCCACCTCAGTCTCCTTCGATGAAATCGACGACAGTTATTTACACAGTCAAATCACCGGAATGTCGAGTGAATCTGGAAATCCCGAGAAGGATTTCTTCAACAAGGTCCTCGACGCCGACGTAGTAGCTGCGATTGAGAAATTGCCGGAAGAATTCAGAATGGTCGTTGTCTTGGCATTTAATGAAGGTTTTGCATATCAGGAGATAGCCGATATCCTCGGCATACAGGTTGGAACAGTGAAATCGAGACTACATCGCGGACGGAAGATTCTCCAGAAACTGCTATGGGAATACACTAACAGCAGCGGCGCACCCAAGGAGAGAGCAGAATAG